The DNA segment AGCCAGGTGACCCTGCGCTACGAAAACGGTGAACCCGCGGGCATCGACGCGGTCGTGCTCTCGACGCAACACGCGCCTGACGTGAGCCTCAAGGACCTTCAGGAAGCGGTCATGGAGCACGTGTTGAAGCCCGTGCTCCCGGCGCAGTGGCTGGCCGCGTGTCCGCACGAGAACATCCACATCAACCCCACCGGCAATTTCGTGATCGGCGGGCCGGTTGGCGACTGCGGCCTGACCGGACGCAAGATCATCGTCGACACCTACGGCGGCATGGCACGCCATGGCGGCGGGGCCTTCTCGGGCAAGGACCCCTCCAAGGTCGATCGCTCGGCCGCCTACGCCGGGCGCTACGTGGCCAAGAACGTGGTCGCCGCCGGGCTTGCCCGGCAGTGTGAAATCCAGGTGTCCTACGCAATTGGCGTGGCGCGCCCGACGTCCATCACCGTGAACTCGTTCGGCACCGGCGCGGTCTCGGACGAGCGCATCGAAGCCCTCGTCGCCGAACACTTCGACCTTCGGCCCTACGGCATTCTCAAGATGCTCGAGCTCGAACGGCCGATCTACCGCCAGACGGCGGCCTACGGGCACTTCGGCCGCAACGACCCGGATTTCAGCTGGGAGCGCACCGACCGCGCCGCCGCCCTCAAAGATGCCGCTGGCATCGCCTGACCCTCACCGGACACAACCCCATGAGTTTTGAAGCCCCGGCCTACACCGGCCAAGCCCACATCGTGCGCGACATGGCGCTCGCTGCTTTCGGGCACAAGGAAATCGAGATTGCCGAGACGGAGATGCCGGGCCTCGTGCAGATCCGCGAAGAGTACCGTGGCGCACAGCCGCTCAAAGGCGCCCGCATTGCGGGCTCATTGCACATGACCATTCAAACGGCCGTGCTGATCCAGACCCTCGAGGCGCTCGGCGCCGACGTGCGGTGGGCGAGCTGCAACATCTTCTCGACGCAGGACCACGCCGCCGCGGCCGTGGCCGACGGGGGCACGGCGGTGTTCGCTTTCAAGGGTGAGACGCTTGACGAATACTGGGCCTACACCCACGCCATCTTCGATTGGCCGGGTGATCAGGCCAACATGATCCTCGACGACGGCGGCGACGCCACTTTGCTGCTGATCCTCGGCACCCGTGCCGAGTCCGATCCCGCGTTTCTGGAGGCGCCCGATTCCGACGAGGAGGTTGCACTCTTCAGCGCGATCAAGCAGAAGCTCGCGACCGACCCCAACTGGTATTCCACTCGACTCGCGTGCATCAAGGGCGTGACCGAAGAAACCACAACGGGTGTCAAGCGGCTTTACAGCATGCAAGCGGACGGCGAGTTGCCGTTCCCGGCCATCAACGTCAACGACTCGGTGACCAAGAGCAAGTTCGACAACCTCTACGGCTGCCGTGAATCGCTGGTCGACTCGATCAAGCGGGCAACCGACGTGATGATCGCCGGCAAGGTTGCGGTGGTGTGCGGCTACGGCGACGTCGGCAAGGGGTCGGCGCAATCGCTTCGGGGCCTCGGCGCCACCGTGATGGTCACCGAAGTCGACCCGATCTGCGCATTGCAGGCGGCGATGGAGGGCTACCGCGTTGTGCGTCTGGACGATGTCGTGGACCAGATCGATCTGGTGGTGACGACGACAGGCAACGCCAACATTGTCACCCAGGACCACATGCGCCGCATGAAGGACCAGACCATCGTCTGCAACATCGGCCACTTCGACAACGAGATCGATGTGGCGGGGTTGAAAAACTACGAGTGGCAGAACATCAAGCCGCAGGTGGACCACGTGGTCTTTCCGGACGGCAAGAAGATCATCCTGCTCGCCGAGGGCCGGCTTGTGAATCTGGCCTGCGCGACCGGACACCCGAGTTTCGTGATGTCGAATTCCTTCACGAACCAGACCCTGGCGCAGATCGAGCTGTGGCAGAACGGGGACCAGTACGGCAACGAGGTGTACATCCTGCCCAAGCACCTCGACGAGAAAGTGGCGCGCTTGCACCTTGATCGCATCGGCGCCAAGCTCACCGAGCTGACGCCCGAGCAAGCCGCGTACATCGGGGTGGACGTGAATGGCCCCTACAAGGCCGAGCACTACCGTTACTGAGCCGGTTTCGGCACGCGGATGAACAGTGGCGGTGCGCTGCGATTCGCTCTGATCGTACCGACCCTCAACGCCGGGGAGGCCTGGCCGGCGTGGCTGTCCGCGGTCGCGCAGCAGAGCCGCGCGCCCGACACCGTGCTGGTGGTCGATTCCTCGTCCACCGACGATACCGCTGTGCTCGCGTCGCAGGC comes from the Pseudomonadota bacterium genome and includes:
- the metK gene encoding methionine adenosyltransferase — its product is MRDNFIFTSESVSEGHPDKLCDQVSDAILDAILSEDRHARVACETLAKTGMIAVAGEITTTAWVDIEAIVREVVCDIGYDHSEVGFDGNTCAVLNAIGKQSPDIAQGVDRERDEEQGAGDQGLMFGYACDETDVLMPAPITYAHRLVQRQAEVRKNGQLTWLRPDAKSQVTLRYENGEPAGIDAVVLSTQHAPDVSLKDLQEAVMEHVLKPVLPAQWLAACPHENIHINPTGNFVIGGPVGDCGLTGRKIIVDTYGGMARHGGGAFSGKDPSKVDRSAAYAGRYVAKNVVAAGLARQCEIQVSYAIGVARPTSITVNSFGTGAVSDERIEALVAEHFDLRPYGILKMLELERPIYRQTAAYGHFGRNDPDFSWERTDRAAALKDAAGIA
- the ahcY gene encoding adenosylhomocysteinase, with protein sequence MSFEAPAYTGQAHIVRDMALAAFGHKEIEIAETEMPGLVQIREEYRGAQPLKGARIAGSLHMTIQTAVLIQTLEALGADVRWASCNIFSTQDHAAAAVADGGTAVFAFKGETLDEYWAYTHAIFDWPGDQANMILDDGGDATLLLILGTRAESDPAFLEAPDSDEEVALFSAIKQKLATDPNWYSTRLACIKGVTEETTTGVKRLYSMQADGELPFPAINVNDSVTKSKFDNLYGCRESLVDSIKRATDVMIAGKVAVVCGYGDVGKGSAQSLRGLGATVMVTEVDPICALQAAMEGYRVVRLDDVVDQIDLVVTTTGNANIVTQDHMRRMKDQTIVCNIGHFDNEIDVAGLKNYEWQNIKPQVDHVVFPDGKKIILLAEGRLVNLACATGHPSFVMSNSFTNQTLAQIELWQNGDQYGNEVYILPKHLDEKVARLHLDRIGAKLTELTPEQAAYIGVDVNGPYKAEHYRY